In one Echinicola marina genomic region, the following are encoded:
- a CDS encoding nucleoside permease, with the protein MNFTTKFKLSFMMFLEFFIWGGWFVTLGLFLEKNLSTTGAQSAAAFSTQSFGAIIAPFIIGLIADKYFNAERILGVLHIIGAVLMFQMYNAEDFSTFYPYVFAYMVAYMPTLALVNSVSFNQMSNPEKEFGSIRVWGTIGWIVAGLVISLVFGWDSAEGAGQGLLRNTFLMTCIASGVLGIYSFALPKTPPKISKGEKKSVSEILGLDAFALLKDKNYLIFFLASIMICIPLAFYYQNASLFLGEIEMTNLTSKMALGQVSEVLFMLLLPVFFSKFGIKKTLLVGMIAWVVRYALFAFGNVNELSFMLLIGIALHGICYDFFFVSGQIYTDSKAGEKFKSAAQGMITLATYGVGMLIGFWVAGMITDANTGADGLHNWETIWLIPSGIAVLVALIFALAFKEKKPAPVTA; encoded by the coding sequence ATGAATTTTACCACCAAGTTTAAGCTGTCCTTCATGATGTTTCTTGAATTTTTCATCTGGGGCGGTTGGTTTGTAACTTTGGGATTGTTCCTAGAGAAGAACCTTAGCACAACGGGGGCGCAAAGTGCTGCGGCATTTTCCACCCAGTCATTTGGAGCCATTATCGCTCCTTTTATTATAGGCTTAATTGCCGATAAATACTTTAACGCAGAGCGAATTTTGGGAGTGTTGCACATCATCGGAGCGGTCTTGATGTTCCAGATGTACAATGCCGAAGATTTTTCCACGTTTTACCCATATGTGTTTGCCTATATGGTAGCCTATATGCCGACCTTGGCATTGGTCAATTCGGTTTCCTTCAACCAGATGAGCAATCCTGAAAAAGAATTTGGATCCATCAGGGTTTGGGGTACCATTGGCTGGATTGTAGCAGGATTGGTGATCAGTTTGGTGTTCGGTTGGGATTCAGCCGAAGGAGCAGGCCAAGGCTTGCTAAGGAATACCTTCTTGATGACTTGCATTGCTTCTGGTGTTTTGGGTATTTATAGCTTTGCCCTTCCAAAAACACCGCCTAAAATCTCTAAGGGAGAGAAAAAGTCTGTTTCAGAGATATTGGGATTGGATGCCTTTGCCTTACTCAAGGATAAGAACTACTTGATATTTTTCCTTGCTTCGATCATGATTTGTATTCCGTTGGCCTTTTATTATCAGAATGCCAGTTTGTTTTTGGGAGAGATTGAAATGACGAATTTAACAAGTAAAATGGCTCTGGGTCAGGTGAGTGAGGTGCTGTTTATGTTGCTTCTGCCAGTTTTCTTTAGTAAGTTCGGAATCAAGAAAACCTTATTGGTGGGGATGATTGCCTGGGTTGTCCGGTATGCATTATTTGCATTTGGCAATGTAAATGAGCTTTCATTCATGCTTTTGATAGGGATTGCTCTTCATGGAATTTGCTATGATTTTTTCTTTGTATCGGGTCAAATCTATACAGATTCCAAGGCGGGCGAGAAGTTCAAAAGTGCTGCTCAAGGTATGATTACTTTGGCTACTTATGGTGTAGGTATGTTGATTGGTTTCTGGGTAGCCGGAATGATCACCGATGCCAATACAGGTGCTGATGGATTGCACAATTGGGAAACTATTTGGTTGATTCCGTCTGGTATTGCGGTTTTGGTAGCTTTGATTTTTGCTTTGGCATTCAAAGAAAAGAAACCAGCACCAGTAACGGCATAA
- a CDS encoding hydroxypyruvate isomerase family protein, producing the protein MSERRSALKKMIMGTAAISGMPYLNLNAKNNQKMLKGNINHSVCRWTYGHLSLDELCVLIKDIGFNAIDLMGPKDWPIAQKHGVYSSMCNGAEISLEEGFSHTEFHDELIKNYTEMIPLVAKNGYKNLICFSGNRNGMDDETGLRNSVKGLQQLLPLAEKHGVTLVMELLNSKIDHPDYMCDKSVWGVELCKRLDSDNFKLLYDIYHMQIDEGDVIRTIGENHQYYGHYHTAGNPGRNEIDDTQELNYPAIIKAIAQTGFKGYIAQEFIPKAKDKNASLREAIALCDI; encoded by the coding sequence ATGTCAGAGAGAAGATCCGCATTAAAGAAAATGATAATGGGCACTGCTGCGATAAGCGGCATGCCCTATTTGAATTTAAACGCAAAGAATAACCAAAAAATGCTTAAAGGGAATATCAACCATTCTGTTTGTAGATGGACTTATGGTCATTTATCCTTAGATGAATTATGTGTATTGATTAAGGATATTGGATTTAATGCAATAGACTTAATGGGACCAAAAGATTGGCCTATAGCCCAAAAACACGGGGTGTACAGTTCTATGTGTAATGGAGCTGAAATCAGTCTTGAGGAAGGTTTTAGTCATACTGAATTCCATGATGAGCTGATTAAGAATTATACTGAAATGATTCCTCTGGTAGCAAAAAATGGTTATAAAAATCTTATCTGTTTCAGCGGGAACAGAAACGGAATGGATGATGAGACTGGACTCCGGAACAGTGTGAAAGGCTTACAGCAATTATTGCCTTTGGCAGAAAAGCATGGAGTGACCTTGGTGATGGAATTATTGAACAGTAAGATTGATCACCCAGATTATATGTGTGATAAGAGTGTATGGGGCGTGGAATTGTGTAAGCGCCTTGATTCAGATAATTTTAAACTGCTTTATGATATTTATCATATGCAGATCGATGAGGGAGATGTGATCAGGACAATTGGAGAGAACCATCAGTATTATGGACATTACCATACAGCTGGTAATCCAGGAAGAAATGAAATAGATGATACCCAAGAGCTAAATTATCCTGCGATTATCAAGGCTATAGCTCAGACGGGTTTCAAAGGATATATTGCCCAAGAATTTATTCCAAAGGCAAAAGATAAGAACGCTTCCTTAAGGGAGGCCATAGCACTATGTGATATTTAA